A stretch of the Siniperca chuatsi isolate FFG_IHB_CAS linkage group LG24, ASM2008510v1, whole genome shotgun sequence genome encodes the following:
- the lrrfip1b gene encoding uncharacterized protein lrrfip1b isoform X8 has translation MGRQDGARLRMMSAQNLPPDWLRSRLMVAERACSHLPSNTSASSCRRVRQELSFNSSVIKTSIHRPVGKVREQQPAEGSKQDYVKYNRCRISKRSQSLNTISTSNQTKPDALKPAKGFDKQARERQDRTEKLPGRNEGARKVPRNKGSEKILTKKFHTNQRQDGGSLFRNEEIKRHQMTNKQGGAAQMCEPKSITRLIVDDQALKGRTKPEVKSSVVSNRDVIVTEMEHSFDDQICKIQTNLGRTQLSVHESESQAKYVDLVSPVRRASTGKVHKSRLVPPRPAKDIILDNKAIVLSVMAAGKQNSLTQEKQKQDVAGNETPSSDRGKCSSAVDHISQNQERDGNTCRDVSFSEGEVVPDIPALGAKETQISVDSLRENEFVDKLAEIDGEGCDGQSLKDEDIKVLTDLVEKETFQSLVHQQQTVSDNLGSTLHEEKVLKNEGDLSGSEVSEGPSFETKLKPSEFDSFLPAEKAITGKESGKPEKLENWRIYEEEPVREAVQIQEKIQDNSSEHPECDDQTETPQSSTLSTFVPVEMSRDLCGLEKTILRILRGFVENQGFAAEISRILPDVPGSLNQWISDLEEKLKNVAENVSEQPGTVEQESTAQMTGIKLTTEAELPLKDLPERSKTPEDPESVEQNPAGYSAIAKDSSVSGMLEVASLVVHPQTYVSVDSRKVCEDIQDPSASDDHETTENTSEAMSSICIFKVEVIESSPEETSGVNSVDIEEEKQSHSDPMVTSCFNEFVFVESYFAEAAKTKMVESGSDRGLVDSATNQVAEVVAKTHKQKELFHGSQSCLAGPVEEVVEAQLKRYRMLSTKPHVGQSSKVRRLLEITADEIKAMAVPELVWMSLQEGRIVEDRRIDGSTGSNTEDLEELSVGYMDSCEEVDEKAAPQPVMQQQRHPVTEVVVEDVKIIPVASREEHLSGRKGFSLVKHKTDCKVL, from the exons ATGGGGAGACAGGACGGGGCGAGGCTGAGGATGATGTCAGCGCAGAATCTTCCTCCCGATTGGCTCAGGAGCCGTCTCATGGTGGCAGAGAGAGCATGCTCG CATCTACCTTCTAACACGTCAGCATCGTCCTGCAGAAGAGTCAGACAAGAACTGTCCTTTAATTCTTCTGTGATCAAGACCTCGATTCATCGTCCAGTCG GGAAAGTTCGAGAGCAgcagccagcagagggcagcaaaCAGGACTACGTGAAATACAACCGCTGTCGGATTTCTAAACGTTCCCAGTCACTAAACACCATTTCCACCAGCAACCAGACCAAACCAGATGCTTTAAAACCAGCGAAGGGGTTTGATAAACAAGCCagagaaagacaagacagaacagaaaaactTCCAGGCAGAAACGAGGGTGCAAGGAAAGTACCAAGAAACAAAGGAAGTGAAAAGATTCTGACTAAAAAATTTCACACCAATCAAAGACAAGACGGAGGTTCTTTGTTTAGAAACGAAGAAATTAAAAGACATCAGATGACAAATAAACAAGGAGGTGCTGCTCAGATGTGTGAGCCAAAATCTATCACCCGATTAATTGTTGATGATCAGGCCTTAAAAGGCAGAACCAAACCTGAAGTGAAATCGTCTGTAGTGTCAAACCGGGATGTCATTGTGACGGAAATGGAGCACTCCTTTGACGACCAAATCTGCAAAATTCAAACTAATCTAGGAAGAACTCAACTGTCAGTACATGAATCTGAAAGTCAGGCAAAATATGTAGATTTGGTTTCACCTGTTCGCAGAGCTTCAACTGGAAAAGTCCACAAATCAAGACTTGTTCCACCTCGACCCGCAAAAGACATCATCCTGGACAACAAGGCGATAGTGTTGAGTGTCATGgctgctggaaaacaaaattctctgactcaagagaaacaaaaacaagatgttGCAGGAAATGAGACTCCATCATCTGACAGGGGAAAATGTTCGTCTGCTGTAGATCATATTTCCCAGAAtcaagagagagatggaaacaCATGCAGGGATGTCAGCTTTTCAGAAGGGGAAGTAGTGCCTGATATTCCAGCTTTGGGTGCAAAAGAAACTCAGATATCAGTGGACAGTTTGAGAGAAAATGAATTTGTTGACAAGTTGGCTGAGATTGATGGTGAAGGGTGTGATGGACAAAGTTTGAAAGATGAAGATATAAAAGTTCTCACTGATTTGGTAGAAAAGGAGACCTTTCAAAGTCTTGTACACCAACAACAGACAGTTTCAGATAATTTGGGAAGTACCCTGCATGAAGAGAAAGTCTTAAAGAATGAGGGTGATTTAAGTGGCTCTGAGGTATCTGAAGGTCCAAGCTTTGAAACCAAACTGAAACCCTCAGAGTTTGATTCATTTCTACCAGCAGAGAAGGCAATCACTGGGAAAGAGTCGGGTAAACCTGAGAAACTTGAGAACTGGAGGATTTATGAAGAGGAACCGGTTAGAGAAGCTGTTCAGATTCAGGAAAAGATTCAAGACAATTCCTCTGAACATCCCGAATGTGACGACCAGACAGAAACACCACAGTCATCAACTCTGTCAACGTTTGTCCCAGTCGAGATGTCGAGGGACTTGTGTGGTTTGGAAAAGACGATTCTAAGGATTCTGAGAGGGTTTGTTGAAAATcaaggttttgcagctgaaaTCTCAAGAATTCTTCCAGACGTCCCGGGATCTCTGAATCAGTGGATTTCAGATTTGGAGGAGAAGCTAAAAAACGTTGCAGAAAATGTGTCCGAGCAGCCTGGTACAGTGGAACAAGAGTCAACAGCCCAAATGACGGGTATTAAACTCACTACAGAGGCTGAACTGCCTTTGAAGGACTTACCAGAAAGAAGTAAAACCCCAGAAGATCCTGAAAGTGTAGAACAAAATCCTGCTGGATATTCAGCGATAGCAAAAGACTCTTCAGTCTCAGGGATGTTGGAAGTAGCATCTCTAGTAGTACATCCTCAAACTTATGTCTCCGTGGACTCAAGGAAGGTTTGTGAAGACATTCAGGATCCTTCAGCAAGTGATGACCAcgaaacaacagaaaataccTCAGAGGCCATGTCTAGCATTTGTATATTTAAAGTGGAAGTTATTGAATCCTCTCCAGAAGAAACATCTGGGGTGAATTCTGTTGacatagaagaagaaaagcaaagtCACAGCGATCCAATGGTGACAAGCTGCtttaatgaatttgtttttgttgaatctTACTTTGCTGAAGCTgcaaaaaccaaaatggtggagTCTGGGTCAGATCGGGGTTTGGTAGACTCAGCAACAAATCAGGTTGCGGAAGTCGttgctaaaacacacaaacaaaaagagctTTTCCATGGAAGTCAAAGCTGCCTTGCAGGTCCTGTTGAAGAAGTTGTTGAGGCACAACTCAAAAGGTATCGAATGTTATCGACGAAGCCTCATGTTGGTCAGAGTTCAAAGGTCAGAAGGCTTTTAGAAATAACTGCAGATGAAATCAAGGCAATGGCCGTTCCAGAGTTGGTGTGGATGAGCCTACAAGAAGGGAGAATTGTTGAGGATCGAAGGATAGACGGGTCAACAGGATCGAATACTGAGGATCTGGAGGAGCTGTCAGTCGGATACATGGACAGCTGCGAGGAGGTTGACGAGAAGGCAGCACCGCAACCGGTAATGCAACAACAGCGCCACCCAGTGACGGAGGTCGTCGTTGAAGATGTAAAAATCATTCCAGTGGCGAGCAGAGAAGAACACCTGAGTGGAAGGAAAGGATTCAGTttggtcaaacacaaaactgactgCAAGGTTTTATAG
- the lrrfip1b gene encoding myosin-4 isoform X2 — MGTQGPGRKRIPNREKLTAEDDALSQVAREAEARLAAKRAARAEAREIRMKELERQQKELFHSHKKYYGLDNKWGHIEQWMEDSERYSRHSRRHASMSDDEERMSVGSRGSFRVEERPDRDFLDKGSRTASTLSAATLASLGGASSRRGSCDTSFSVETEASIRDMKDSLAEAEEKYRKAMVSNAQLHNEKSTLMYQVETLKEELSDMEELLWESRRHCDDRSKEFERERQDHRVLQFQFKEMKETLRQTEELLTEVSELRLKSSSYCQEVSDLQEVLQWKDQKMAALERQREISDIIRIERDRLRDDVVRLRDLLKKHGIVVSPEVSTNGETGRGEAEDDVSAESSSRLAQEPSHGGRESMLGKVREQQPAEGSKQDYVKYNRCRISKRSQSLNTISTSNQTKPDALKPAKGFDKQARERQDRTEKLPGRNEGARKVPRNKGSEKILTKKFHTNQRQDGGSLFRNEEIKRHQMTNKQGGAAQMCEPKSITRLIVDDQALKGRTKPEVKSSVVSNRDVIVTEMEHSFDDQICKIQTNLGRTQLSVHESESQAKYVDLVSPVRRASTGKVHKSRLVPPRPAKDIILDNKAIVLSVMAAGKQNSLTQEKQKQDVAGNETPSSDRGKCSSAVDHISQNQERDGNTCRDVSFSEGEVVPDIPALGAKETQISVDSLRENEFVDKLAEIDGEGCDGQSLKDEDIKVLTDLVEKETFQSLVHQQQTVSDNLGSTLHEEKVLKNEGDLSGSEVSEGPSFETKLKPSEFDSFLPAEKAITGKESGKPEKLENWRIYEEEPVREAVQIQEKIQDNSSEHPECDDQTETPQSSTLSTFVPVEMSRDLCGLEKTILRILRGFVENQGFAAEISRILPDVPGSLNQWISDLEEKLKNVAENVSEQPGTVEQESTAQMTGIKLTTEAELPLKDLPERSKTPEDPESVEQNPAGYSAIAKDSSVSGMLEVASLVVHPQTYVSVDSRKVCEDIQDPSASDDHETTENTSEAMSSICIFKVEVIESSPEETSGVNSVDIEEEKQSHSDPMVTSCFNEFVFVESYFAEAAKTKMVESGSDRGLVDSATNQVAEVVAKTHKQKELFHGSQSCLAGPVEEVVEAQLKRYRMLSTKPHVGQSSKVRRLLEITADEIKAMAVPELVWMSLQEGRIVEDRRIDGSTGSNTEDLEELSVGYMDSCEEVDEKAAPQPVMQQQRHPVTEVVVEDVKIIPVASREEHLSGRKGFSLVKHKTDCKVL, encoded by the exons ATGGGGACTCAGGGGCCAGGCCGGAAGAGGATCCCAAACCGGGAGAAGCTGACCGCCGAGGACGATGCGCTCAGCCAGGTCGCACGGGAG GCGGAGGCGAGGCTGGCAGCGAAGCGAGCGGCGAGAGCCGAGGCTCGAGAGATCAGGATGAAGGAGCTGGAGCGACAGCAGAAAGAG CTGTTTCACAGCCACAAG aaGTATTATGGTCTGGATAATAAGTGGGGTCACATTGAACAGTGGATG GAGGACAGTGAGCGGTATTCTCGCCACTCGCGGAGACACGCTTCG ATGTCAGATGATGAAGAGAGGATGTCTGTGGGGAGTCGAGGAAGCTTCAGG gtggAGGAGAGGCCTGACAGAGACTTCCTGGATAAA ggCTCGAGGACGGCTTCGACTCTCTCCGCCGCCACGCTCGCCTCTCTGGGCGGAGCTTCGTCTCGCAGAGGAAGCTGTGACACGTCGTTCTCCGTGGAAACGGAGGCGTCGATCAGAGACATGAAG GACTCGCTGGCGGAGGCGGAGGAGAAGTACCGCAAAGCGATGGTTTCTAACGCTCAGCTCCACAACGAGAAGTCGACTCTGATGTATCAGGTGGAAACGCTGAAGGAGGAGCTGAGCGACATGGAGGAGCTGCTGTGGGAGTCACGGCGACACTGCGACGACAGGAGCAAG GAGTTTGAGCGCGAGCGTCAGGATCACAGAGTTCTTCAGTTCCAGTTTAAAGAGATGAAGGAAACTCTGCGGCAGACCGAAGAGCTGCTGACG gAGGTGTCTGAGCTCCGGTTGAAGAGCAGCAGTTATTGTCAGGAGGTTTCTGACCTGCAGGAGGTTCTGCAGTGGAAAGACCAGAAGATGGCG GCGTtagagaggcagagggaaatCTCCGACATCATTCGGATCGAACGCGATCGGCTCAGAGACGACGTGGTCCGACTCAGAGATTTACTGAAG AAACACGGAATCGTCGTCTCTCCTGAGGTCTCCACCAATGGGGAGACAGGACGGGGCGAGGCTGAGGATGATGTCAGCGCAGAATCTTCCTCCCGATTGGCTCAGGAGCCGTCTCATGGTGGCAGAGAGAGCATGCTCG GGAAAGTTCGAGAGCAgcagccagcagagggcagcaaaCAGGACTACGTGAAATACAACCGCTGTCGGATTTCTAAACGTTCCCAGTCACTAAACACCATTTCCACCAGCAACCAGACCAAACCAGATGCTTTAAAACCAGCGAAGGGGTTTGATAAACAAGCCagagaaagacaagacagaacagaaaaactTCCAGGCAGAAACGAGGGTGCAAGGAAAGTACCAAGAAACAAAGGAAGTGAAAAGATTCTGACTAAAAAATTTCACACCAATCAAAGACAAGACGGAGGTTCTTTGTTTAGAAACGAAGAAATTAAAAGACATCAGATGACAAATAAACAAGGAGGTGCTGCTCAGATGTGTGAGCCAAAATCTATCACCCGATTAATTGTTGATGATCAGGCCTTAAAAGGCAGAACCAAACCTGAAGTGAAATCGTCTGTAGTGTCAAACCGGGATGTCATTGTGACGGAAATGGAGCACTCCTTTGACGACCAAATCTGCAAAATTCAAACTAATCTAGGAAGAACTCAACTGTCAGTACATGAATCTGAAAGTCAGGCAAAATATGTAGATTTGGTTTCACCTGTTCGCAGAGCTTCAACTGGAAAAGTCCACAAATCAAGACTTGTTCCACCTCGACCCGCAAAAGACATCATCCTGGACAACAAGGCGATAGTGTTGAGTGTCATGgctgctggaaaacaaaattctctgactcaagagaaacaaaaacaagatgttGCAGGAAATGAGACTCCATCATCTGACAGGGGAAAATGTTCGTCTGCTGTAGATCATATTTCCCAGAAtcaagagagagatggaaacaCATGCAGGGATGTCAGCTTTTCAGAAGGGGAAGTAGTGCCTGATATTCCAGCTTTGGGTGCAAAAGAAACTCAGATATCAGTGGACAGTTTGAGAGAAAATGAATTTGTTGACAAGTTGGCTGAGATTGATGGTGAAGGGTGTGATGGACAAAGTTTGAAAGATGAAGATATAAAAGTTCTCACTGATTTGGTAGAAAAGGAGACCTTTCAAAGTCTTGTACACCAACAACAGACAGTTTCAGATAATTTGGGAAGTACCCTGCATGAAGAGAAAGTCTTAAAGAATGAGGGTGATTTAAGTGGCTCTGAGGTATCTGAAGGTCCAAGCTTTGAAACCAAACTGAAACCCTCAGAGTTTGATTCATTTCTACCAGCAGAGAAGGCAATCACTGGGAAAGAGTCGGGTAAACCTGAGAAACTTGAGAACTGGAGGATTTATGAAGAGGAACCGGTTAGAGAAGCTGTTCAGATTCAGGAAAAGATTCAAGACAATTCCTCTGAACATCCCGAATGTGACGACCAGACAGAAACACCACAGTCATCAACTCTGTCAACGTTTGTCCCAGTCGAGATGTCGAGGGACTTGTGTGGTTTGGAAAAGACGATTCTAAGGATTCTGAGAGGGTTTGTTGAAAATcaaggttttgcagctgaaaTCTCAAGAATTCTTCCAGACGTCCCGGGATCTCTGAATCAGTGGATTTCAGATTTGGAGGAGAAGCTAAAAAACGTTGCAGAAAATGTGTCCGAGCAGCCTGGTACAGTGGAACAAGAGTCAACAGCCCAAATGACGGGTATTAAACTCACTACAGAGGCTGAACTGCCTTTGAAGGACTTACCAGAAAGAAGTAAAACCCCAGAAGATCCTGAAAGTGTAGAACAAAATCCTGCTGGATATTCAGCGATAGCAAAAGACTCTTCAGTCTCAGGGATGTTGGAAGTAGCATCTCTAGTAGTACATCCTCAAACTTATGTCTCCGTGGACTCAAGGAAGGTTTGTGAAGACATTCAGGATCCTTCAGCAAGTGATGACCAcgaaacaacagaaaataccTCAGAGGCCATGTCTAGCATTTGTATATTTAAAGTGGAAGTTATTGAATCCTCTCCAGAAGAAACATCTGGGGTGAATTCTGTTGacatagaagaagaaaagcaaagtCACAGCGATCCAATGGTGACAAGCTGCtttaatgaatttgtttttgttgaatctTACTTTGCTGAAGCTgcaaaaaccaaaatggtggagTCTGGGTCAGATCGGGGTTTGGTAGACTCAGCAACAAATCAGGTTGCGGAAGTCGttgctaaaacacacaaacaaaaagagctTTTCCATGGAAGTCAAAGCTGCCTTGCAGGTCCTGTTGAAGAAGTTGTTGAGGCACAACTCAAAAGGTATCGAATGTTATCGACGAAGCCTCATGTTGGTCAGAGTTCAAAGGTCAGAAGGCTTTTAGAAATAACTGCAGATGAAATCAAGGCAATGGCCGTTCCAGAGTTGGTGTGGATGAGCCTACAAGAAGGGAGAATTGTTGAGGATCGAAGGATAGACGGGTCAACAGGATCGAATACTGAGGATCTGGAGGAGCTGTCAGTCGGATACATGGACAGCTGCGAGGAGGTTGACGAGAAGGCAGCACCGCAACCGGTAATGCAACAACAGCGCCACCCAGTGACGGAGGTCGTCGTTGAAGATGTAAAAATCATTCCAGTGGCGAGCAGAGAAGAACACCTGAGTGGAAGGAAAGGATTCAGTttggtcaaacacaaaactgactgCAAGGTTTTATAG
- the lrrfip1b gene encoding leucine-rich repeat flightless-interacting protein 1 isoform X7, producing MGTQGPGRKRIPNREKLTAEDDALSQVAREAEARLAAKRAARAEAREIRMKELERQQKEMSDDEERMSVGSRGSFRVEERPDRDFLDKGSRTASTLSAATLASLGGASSRRGSCDTSFSVETEASIRDMKDSLAEAEEKYRKAMVSNAQLHNEKSTLMYQVETLKEELSDMEELLWESRRHCDDRSKEFERERQDHRVLQFQFKEMKETLRQTEELLTKHGIVVSPEVSTNGETGRGEAEDDVSAESSSRLAQEPSHGGRESMLGKVREQQPAEGSKQDYVKYNRCRISKRSQSLNTISTSNQTKPDALKPAKGFDKQARERQDRTEKLPGRNEGARKVPRNKGSEKILTKKFHTNQRQDGGSLFRNEEIKRHQMTNKQGGAAQMCEPKSITRLIVDDQALKGRTKPEVKSSVVSNRDVIVTEMEHSFDDQICKIQTNLGRTQLSVHESESQAKYVDLVSPVRRASTGKVHKSRLVPPRPAKDIILDNKAIVLSVMAAGKQNSLTQEKQKQDVAGNETPSSDRGKCSSAVDHISQNQERDGNTCRDVSFSEGEVVPDIPALGAKETQISVDSLRENEFVDKLAEIDGEGCDGQSLKDEDIKVLTDLVEKETFQSLVHQQQTVSDNLGSTLHEEKVLKNEGDLSGSEVSEGPSFETKLKPSEFDSFLPAEKAITGKESGKPEKLENWRIYEEEPVREAVQIQEKIQDNSSEHPECDDQTETPQSSTLSTFVPVEMSRDLCGLEKTILRILRGFVENQGFAAEISRILPDVPGSLNQWISDLEEKLKNVAENVSEQPGTVEQESTAQMTGIKLTTEAELPLKDLPERSKTPEDPESVEQNPAGYSAIAKDSSVSGMLEVASLVVHPQTYVSVDSRKVCEDIQDPSASDDHETTENTSEAMSSICIFKVEVIESSPEETSGVNSVDIEEEKQSHSDPMVTSCFNEFVFVESYFAEAAKTKMVESGSDRGLVDSATNQVAEVVAKTHKQKELFHGSQSCLAGPVEEVVEAQLKRYRMLSTKPHVGQSSKVRRLLEITADEIKAMAVPELVWMSLQEGRIVEDRRIDGSTGSNTEDLEELSVGYMDSCEEVDEKAAPQPVMQQQRHPVTEVVVEDVKIIPVASREEHLSGRKGFSLVKHKTDCKVL from the exons ATGGGGACTCAGGGGCCAGGCCGGAAGAGGATCCCAAACCGGGAGAAGCTGACCGCCGAGGACGATGCGCTCAGCCAGGTCGCACGGGAG GCGGAGGCGAGGCTGGCAGCGAAGCGAGCGGCGAGAGCCGAGGCTCGAGAGATCAGGATGAAGGAGCTGGAGCGACAGCAGAAAGAG ATGTCAGATGATGAAGAGAGGATGTCTGTGGGGAGTCGAGGAAGCTTCAGG gtggAGGAGAGGCCTGACAGAGACTTCCTGGATAAA ggCTCGAGGACGGCTTCGACTCTCTCCGCCGCCACGCTCGCCTCTCTGGGCGGAGCTTCGTCTCGCAGAGGAAGCTGTGACACGTCGTTCTCCGTGGAAACGGAGGCGTCGATCAGAGACATGAAG GACTCGCTGGCGGAGGCGGAGGAGAAGTACCGCAAAGCGATGGTTTCTAACGCTCAGCTCCACAACGAGAAGTCGACTCTGATGTATCAGGTGGAAACGCTGAAGGAGGAGCTGAGCGACATGGAGGAGCTGCTGTGGGAGTCACGGCGACACTGCGACGACAGGAGCAAG GAGTTTGAGCGCGAGCGTCAGGATCACAGAGTTCTTCAGTTCCAGTTTAAAGAGATGAAGGAAACTCTGCGGCAGACCGAAGAGCTGCTGACG AAACACGGAATCGTCGTCTCTCCTGAGGTCTCCACCAATGGGGAGACAGGACGGGGCGAGGCTGAGGATGATGTCAGCGCAGAATCTTCCTCCCGATTGGCTCAGGAGCCGTCTCATGGTGGCAGAGAGAGCATGCTCG GGAAAGTTCGAGAGCAgcagccagcagagggcagcaaaCAGGACTACGTGAAATACAACCGCTGTCGGATTTCTAAACGTTCCCAGTCACTAAACACCATTTCCACCAGCAACCAGACCAAACCAGATGCTTTAAAACCAGCGAAGGGGTTTGATAAACAAGCCagagaaagacaagacagaacagaaaaactTCCAGGCAGAAACGAGGGTGCAAGGAAAGTACCAAGAAACAAAGGAAGTGAAAAGATTCTGACTAAAAAATTTCACACCAATCAAAGACAAGACGGAGGTTCTTTGTTTAGAAACGAAGAAATTAAAAGACATCAGATGACAAATAAACAAGGAGGTGCTGCTCAGATGTGTGAGCCAAAATCTATCACCCGATTAATTGTTGATGATCAGGCCTTAAAAGGCAGAACCAAACCTGAAGTGAAATCGTCTGTAGTGTCAAACCGGGATGTCATTGTGACGGAAATGGAGCACTCCTTTGACGACCAAATCTGCAAAATTCAAACTAATCTAGGAAGAACTCAACTGTCAGTACATGAATCTGAAAGTCAGGCAAAATATGTAGATTTGGTTTCACCTGTTCGCAGAGCTTCAACTGGAAAAGTCCACAAATCAAGACTTGTTCCACCTCGACCCGCAAAAGACATCATCCTGGACAACAAGGCGATAGTGTTGAGTGTCATGgctgctggaaaacaaaattctctgactcaagagaaacaaaaacaagatgttGCAGGAAATGAGACTCCATCATCTGACAGGGGAAAATGTTCGTCTGCTGTAGATCATATTTCCCAGAAtcaagagagagatggaaacaCATGCAGGGATGTCAGCTTTTCAGAAGGGGAAGTAGTGCCTGATATTCCAGCTTTGGGTGCAAAAGAAACTCAGATATCAGTGGACAGTTTGAGAGAAAATGAATTTGTTGACAAGTTGGCTGAGATTGATGGTGAAGGGTGTGATGGACAAAGTTTGAAAGATGAAGATATAAAAGTTCTCACTGATTTGGTAGAAAAGGAGACCTTTCAAAGTCTTGTACACCAACAACAGACAGTTTCAGATAATTTGGGAAGTACCCTGCATGAAGAGAAAGTCTTAAAGAATGAGGGTGATTTAAGTGGCTCTGAGGTATCTGAAGGTCCAAGCTTTGAAACCAAACTGAAACCCTCAGAGTTTGATTCATTTCTACCAGCAGAGAAGGCAATCACTGGGAAAGAGTCGGGTAAACCTGAGAAACTTGAGAACTGGAGGATTTATGAAGAGGAACCGGTTAGAGAAGCTGTTCAGATTCAGGAAAAGATTCAAGACAATTCCTCTGAACATCCCGAATGTGACGACCAGACAGAAACACCACAGTCATCAACTCTGTCAACGTTTGTCCCAGTCGAGATGTCGAGGGACTTGTGTGGTTTGGAAAAGACGATTCTAAGGATTCTGAGAGGGTTTGTTGAAAATcaaggttttgcagctgaaaTCTCAAGAATTCTTCCAGACGTCCCGGGATCTCTGAATCAGTGGATTTCAGATTTGGAGGAGAAGCTAAAAAACGTTGCAGAAAATGTGTCCGAGCAGCCTGGTACAGTGGAACAAGAGTCAACAGCCCAAATGACGGGTATTAAACTCACTACAGAGGCTGAACTGCCTTTGAAGGACTTACCAGAAAGAAGTAAAACCCCAGAAGATCCTGAAAGTGTAGAACAAAATCCTGCTGGATATTCAGCGATAGCAAAAGACTCTTCAGTCTCAGGGATGTTGGAAGTAGCATCTCTAGTAGTACATCCTCAAACTTATGTCTCCGTGGACTCAAGGAAGGTTTGTGAAGACATTCAGGATCCTTCAGCAAGTGATGACCAcgaaacaacagaaaataccTCAGAGGCCATGTCTAGCATTTGTATATTTAAAGTGGAAGTTATTGAATCCTCTCCAGAAGAAACATCTGGGGTGAATTCTGTTGacatagaagaagaaaagcaaagtCACAGCGATCCAATGGTGACAAGCTGCtttaatgaatttgtttttgttgaatctTACTTTGCTGAAGCTgcaaaaaccaaaatggtggagTCTGGGTCAGATCGGGGTTTGGTAGACTCAGCAACAAATCAGGTTGCGGAAGTCGttgctaaaacacacaaacaaaaagagctTTTCCATGGAAGTCAAAGCTGCCTTGCAGGTCCTGTTGAAGAAGTTGTTGAGGCACAACTCAAAAGGTATCGAATGTTATCGACGAAGCCTCATGTTGGTCAGAGTTCAAAGGTCAGAAGGCTTTTAGAAATAACTGCAGATGAAATCAAGGCAATGGCCGTTCCAGAGTTGGTGTGGATGAGCCTACAAGAAGGGAGAATTGTTGAGGATCGAAGGATAGACGGGTCAACAGGATCGAATACTGAGGATCTGGAGGAGCTGTCAGTCGGATACATGGACAGCTGCGAGGAGGTTGACGAGAAGGCAGCACCGCAACCGGTAATGCAACAACAGCGCCACCCAGTGACGGAGGTCGTCGTTGAAGATGTAAAAATCATTCCAGTGGCGAGCAGAGAAGAACACCTGAGTGGAAGGAAAGGATTCAGTttggtcaaacacaaaactgactgCAAGGTTTTATAG